CGGGGTAGTAGGGCGGAAGCAGGACGCTCGAAGGCTTCGTCTCGTGAATCCAGGTCGAATGGTTGGCCACGCGCATGGGGAGCATGACGAGTTGGAGAAGGCTTCGGGGCAGGCTCCAGGTGGGCCAGACCTGGCTCTCGTGGGTGCCCTCGAGCGTGAGGTAGGCGAAGAACGGTCGGTCCGCGGCGAGGCCGCGCCAATCGTCCACGCCGGTTTCGTCCCAGATCGTGAAGGGGCCGCCAAACGTGCCCGCCAGGCCGGTTTCCATCTGGTAGTCGGTCTTGCGCGAGTTCAGGGTGGTGTAGCCCGCCGCTCGGAGCAGCTCGGGGAACGCTTTCATCTCAGGAGGCGGAACCGCTGCGTACCCACGCCCGCCGACGCGCATATGGCCGGCTCCCCAGCTGTCGGCATGCACGCCCATGATGATTCCTGCCCGACTGGGTGCGCAGACACCGGCGCTGGTGAAGGCACGTTCGAAGCGCAGGCCTTCTCGGGCCAGGCGATCGATGTTCGGAGTTCGTGCAACCCGGTCGCCATAGGCGCCGACGCGTGGGCTCAGATCCTCGGCCATGACCAGCAGGATGTTCGGGCGTTCCGAGTTCTGGGCGTCCGCCCGAAAGGGCAGCAGCGAACTGAGCGCAAGGGCCGCGAGAAGGGGGATCCAGTTCGGTTTCCTGGTCGCCATGAACCCCATGGTGGCGCTGCACCGGGAGCTGCGCCATCACATGGAACATGAAGATCCCCAGCTTGCTCCTCGCATTCGGACTCGCTCTCTCGTCAGCATCGAGCGCCCAGGATTTCTCCCAGGTCGAGATCAAGACGATTCCCGTGGCCGAGGGCCTCTTCATGCTGATGGGTCGCGGTGGCAACATCGCGGTCCTTGCCGGTGACGATGGTGTGTTCCTGGTCGATGACCAATACGCCCCGCTCACGGAGAAGATCCTCGCGGCGGTCCAGGCCATCGATGCCCGTCCTGTCCGCTTCCTGGTCAACACCCATTGGCATGGGGATCACACCGGTGGCAATGAGAATCTCGGGGAAGCGGGTGTCGTGATCGTTGCCCATGACAACGTGCGAGAGCGCATGAGCATGAAACAGGTGATGCAGGCCCGCGGGGTCGAAGTGCTGGCCTCGCCTTCGGCCGCGCTGCCGATCTTGACGTTTCCGACCTCGGTCACCTTCCATCTGAACGGCGTGACGACAGAGGTCGTTCACGTTGCGCCGGCTCATACCGATGGAGATTCGGTCGTGTGGTTCGCGGAGCGAAATGTCGTCCATACGGGCGATACGTTCTTCAACGGCTTCTACCCGTTCATCGATGTCGACAGCGGGGGCTCCATCGACGGTGTGATTTCAGCCGTCGATGCTGTCCTGGCCCGGGCCGACGACGAAACCAGGATCATTCCCGGCCACGGTCCCCTCTCGAATCGAGCGGAATTCGAGGCCTACCGGGAGATGCTCGTCACGGTTCGCGATCGGATACGTGCAGCGATCGTGGCGGGAAAGGGCGCCGACGAGATCCTTGCGGAGAAGCCGACGGCGGATCTGGACGCGGCCTGGGGCGGCGGTTTCATGAAACCCGAGGACTTCGTCCGCATCGTCGTCGCAGATCTTTCCCGGTAGGCAAAGCATGCCTCTCGTCATCCGGGCAGGACGCAGCGCTCGTGAGCAGCTCGCCAATGAAGGCTGGCGAGCGGAGGCGTTCTCCACACTGGTCGGGGCTTCGGGAGGGCCGAAGTGGCTGGTACTGAGTCGCATGGATCGGGCCCTGGCCGAATGGCTCCTGGCGGGTCGGGCGACCCCCCTCGATCTGCTCGGCTCATCGATCGGGAGCTTTCGCCACGCCGCGTTTTCAGTCCACGATCCGGTGGCCGCGATCTCACGCCTCGAACGCGCCTACGTGCAGCAGTGCTACGAGGGTCCGGATCGTCCCAGTCAGGCTGACGTCAGTGCCGCAACGGCGCGGATCATCGGCGAGGCGCTCGGTGCCAACGGCGATGCTGAGCTGCTGGGGAATGGTTCGCTCCGAAATCACGTGGTGACCGCGCGTTGGCGCCTGGGCCGCGAGGGTACGGGCCTCGCGTTTCGGCTCGGCCTCGGTGCTTCTGCGCTCGCCAATGTCCTCTCACGCAAGAGCCTCGCGGCGTTCTTCGAACGCGTCGTGTTCGCGCCGGAAGAGGGTGGCGTTCGCTTCACTTCTCTCGGCGCGGCCCGCTCCGAATTGACCGCGTCGAATCTTCGACCGGCACTCCTGGCCAGCGGATCGATCCCGCTTCTGATGGAGGGCGTACGGGATCCCCAGCGGGCGCGCGCTGGTCTCTATCTCGACGGCGGCATCCTCGACTACCACTTCGATTTCCGTTTCCGCACGGCCCCTGGCCTGATCCTCTATCCCCACTTCTTCGATCGCATCACGCCGGGTTGGTTCGACAAACCCTTGCGCTACCGGAAGCCGCAGACTGCCGATCTCGACAGGGTTGTGATGATCGCGCCGTCGCCGGAGTTCGTGCGTCGACTCCCAGGGGGCAAGGTCCCCGATCGGGTCGATTTCGAGGAGCTCTCCACCGATGCTTGTCAAAAGCGCTGGTGGGAGGTGATCGAATGCTGTCGAGAACTCGAGGAGGCCGTCCGTGGGCTATGGGCCGGCAACCGAACGTTCGAGATCCGCTCCTTCGAGAGCTGATCGCTGCGCCTTCGGCGTTTCTTCGACATTGCGGTAGCGGAAGCTCTTCTGGATGCCGCCTTCGTAGGCGATGCCATCCACTTCGACGTAGGGGTAGATGAAGTAGTTGAGGGGGGCATCACGATGTCCGCTTCCGAGACGAAGATCCCTGCCCGTCGTGAAGTGAATGCGATCCGCAGGATGGGTGCCGAAGAAGAGTTCGCGTTTCTCCGGGTGCTTGTACGCCTCGGAGGCGTCGATGGGAAGCCACCCACTTCCGGGTACAAAGAGTTCGACCCAGCAATGGTACCCGCCGACCTCGCCAGTCGGGCGGTCTTCTGGAACCGGGAAGCCGATTTCGAAACGCGCCGGCAGGCCTTCGGTCCGTGCCATCGAAATCAACAAGGCATGGAAATCGGTGCAATTGCCGTAGCGTTCACTGCAGGCCCAGAAGGTGTCGCCGTTGCCCCAGCCCGAGCCGACCTTCTTGTACTCGACGTTGTCGACGATCCAGTCATAGATGGCGCGAGCTGTGGCCGCGGGCCCCGCGTCGATGCGGCTGGCGCGGACCTCGGTCAGCATCGGTTCGAGGATCGGATGGGCGACGGCGACGCGCTCGTTCGCACCCAGGAAGACGGCAAAGTCGAGCTCCTCGGCCGCTGAAAGCGGACGTTCATCACTTCCGGGATTCCGATGAACACGCCGCTCGACGACCGCATTCAC
This sequence is a window from bacterium. Protein-coding genes within it:
- a CDS encoding MBL fold metallo-hydrolase gives rise to the protein MKIPSLLLAFGLALSSASSAQDFSQVEIKTIPVAEGLFMLMGRGGNIAVLAGDDGVFLVDDQYAPLTEKILAAVQAIDARPVRFLVNTHWHGDHTGGNENLGEAGVVIVAHDNVRERMSMKQVMQARGVEVLASPSAALPILTFPTSVTFHLNGVTTEVVHVAPAHTDGDSVVWFAERNVVHTGDTFFNGFYPFIDVDSGGSIDGVISAVDAVLARADDETRIIPGHGPLSNRAEFEAYREMLVTVRDRIRAAIVAGKGADEILAEKPTADLDAAWGGGFMKPEDFVRIVVADLSR
- a CDS encoding transglutaminase domain-containing protein, which codes for MLVAPALAEEGRRFSFSYDTHIGPLPKAPGLVHVFVPLPAVTPQQDVVELEIEASIAGEVETESRYGNRYWHGVVEASEGLAIDVSVNAVVERRVHRNPGSDERPLSAAEELDFAVFLGANERVAVAHPILEPMLTEVRASRIDAGPAATARAIYDWIVDNVEYKKVGSGWGNGDTFWACSERYGNCTDFHALLISMARTEGLPARFEIGFPVPEDRPTGEVGGYHCWVELFVPGSGWLPIDASEAYKHPEKRELFFGTHPADRIHFTTGRDLRLGSGHRDAPLNYFIYPYVEVDGIAYEGGIQKSFRYRNVEETPKAQRSALEGADLERSVAGP